The Achromobacter deleyi genome has a window encoding:
- a CDS encoding NUDIX domain-containing protein, with the protein MKPTPDSHLVEKLVTSEASYDGSFLKIRRDTVSLPNGNTGIREYVVHPGAVVVIPLLNDGRVLLERQFRYPIGRVMTEFPAGKLDPGEDPLACAKRELLEETGYTADQWAHAGGLHLAIAYSTEIIHIFFARGLRAGPRQLDQDEFLDVISAQPADLIEACGKGEVTDAKTLTCVLWMQNVLSGAWQLEWRDNAA; encoded by the coding sequence ATGAAGCCCACACCCGATTCCCACCTCGTTGAAAAGCTCGTGACCAGCGAAGCGTCGTATGACGGCAGCTTCCTGAAGATACGCCGCGACACCGTCAGCCTGCCCAACGGCAACACCGGCATCCGCGAATACGTGGTGCATCCGGGCGCCGTGGTGGTCATTCCGCTGCTCAATGACGGCCGGGTCTTGCTGGAACGCCAGTTCCGCTATCCCATCGGGCGCGTCATGACCGAGTTTCCCGCCGGCAAGCTCGATCCGGGCGAAGACCCGCTGGCCTGCGCCAAGCGCGAGCTGCTCGAAGAAACGGGCTACACCGCGGATCAGTGGGCGCATGCCGGAGGCCTGCACCTGGCCATTGCCTATTCCACGGAAATCATCCATATCTTCTTTGCGCGCGGCCTGCGAGCCGGGCCGCGCCAGCTCGACCAGGACGAGTTCCTGGACGTGATCAGCGCGCAGCCCGCGGACCTGATCGAAGCATGCGGCAAGGGCGAAGTCACCGACGCCAAGACGCTGACCTGCGTCCTCTGGATGCAGAACGTGCTGTCCGGCGCCTGGCAGCTGGAGTGGCGCGACAACGCCGCCTGA
- a CDS encoding 2Fe-2S iron-sulfur cluster-binding protein, with protein MPAYPVLVQPSGLRFDAEAGTPVLLAAQAAGIKLPSSCRNGTCRACMCLMLEGSVVYGIEWPGLSRDEKEEGWILPCVAQAASPLEIQAPHAAPIETAPAPVRPLTGARR; from the coding sequence ATGCCCGCATACCCGGTCCTCGTTCAGCCGTCCGGCCTGCGTTTTGATGCGGAGGCCGGTACGCCGGTGCTGCTGGCCGCGCAGGCGGCAGGCATCAAGCTGCCCAGCTCCTGCCGCAACGGCACCTGCCGTGCCTGCATGTGCCTGATGCTGGAAGGCTCCGTGGTCTACGGCATCGAATGGCCGGGCCTGTCGCGCGACGAAAAAGAAGAGGGCTGGATCCTGCCCTGTGTGGCGCAGGCCGCGTCGCCGCTGGAAATCCAGGCGCCGCACGCCGCGCCGATCGAAACCGCTCCCGCGCCCGTGCGTCCGCTTACCGGCGCCAGGCGCTAA